The Nitrospira tepida genome includes a window with the following:
- the infC gene encoding translation initiation factor IF-3: protein MHVLKRWLIVPKLRVNREIRIREVRVIGPEGEQLGILPTVEAYRKAQEMGYDLVEVAPMSQPPVCRIMDYGKYKYELSKKEHQSRRHQKSTQVKEIKLRPRTDKHDLEIKIRQIRGFLEEGNKTKVSVNYRGREMANQEMGRNVMQSVIANLTDCGTIEYAPRMEGRSLIMVVAPKN from the coding sequence ATCCACGTTCTAAAGAGGTGGCTTATCGTTCCGAAGCTGAGAGTCAATCGGGAAATTCGAATCCGCGAAGTCCGCGTCATCGGCCCTGAGGGCGAGCAACTGGGGATTCTCCCGACGGTTGAGGCCTACCGGAAGGCTCAGGAGATGGGGTATGACCTGGTCGAAGTCGCGCCCATGTCCCAGCCTCCCGTGTGCCGGATCATGGACTATGGGAAGTACAAGTACGAGCTCAGCAAGAAGGAGCATCAAAGCCGGCGGCATCAGAAATCCACGCAGGTCAAGGAAATCAAGCTGCGCCCGAGAACGGACAAGCACGATCTGGAAATCAAAATCCGCCAGATCCGGGGATTCCTCGAAGAGGGCAACAAGACCAAGGTCAGCGTGAACTATCGAGGCCGCGAGATGGCGAATCAGGAAATGGGACGCAACGTGATGCAGAGCGTGATCGCCAATCTGACCGATTGCGGCACGATCGAGTACGCTCCCAGGATGGAAGGGCGGAGCCTCATCATGGTGGTGGCGCCGAAGAACTGA
- the rpmI gene encoding 50S ribosomal protein L35, whose protein sequence is MAGKKLKTHSGASKRFKKTASGRVLHKPAGRRHLLTGRTRSQKRRLKGKSEVSPTQSGTIARLLPHD, encoded by the coding sequence ATGGCGGGCAAGAAACTCAAGACACACAGCGGAGCGAGCAAGCGGTTCAAAAAGACGGCGTCAGGCCGCGTCCTGCATAAGCCGGCCGGGAGGCGACATCTGCTGACCGGCCGGACGCGCAGCCAAAAGCGCCGGCTGAAGGGGAAGAGCGAAGTCTCTCCGACCCAAAGCGGGACGATCGCCAGGCTGCTGCCGCACGATTGA
- the rplT gene encoding 50S ribosomal protein L20: MPRVKGGPKTRQRRKKRLKLAKGQYGAKSRLFRSATESVDKGQTYAYRERKKRKRNFRQLWVARISAATRQHGLTYSRFMNALKKAKVLLDRKALSELAIKDPGGFEQLVSLARQHVATA; the protein is encoded by the coding sequence ATGCCACGGGTCAAAGGCGGGCCAAAAACCCGACAACGAAGAAAAAAACGGCTGAAACTGGCGAAGGGCCAATACGGCGCCAAGAGCCGGCTCTTTCGATCCGCCACCGAATCGGTCGATAAGGGCCAAACCTATGCCTACCGGGAGCGGAAGAAGCGCAAGCGGAACTTCCGGCAACTGTGGGTCGCGCGGATCAGCGCGGCCACCCGCCAGCACGGCTTGACCTATAGCCGGTTCATGAACGCGCTGAAGAAGGCCAAGGTGCTATTGGACCGGAAAGCCCTCTCCGAACTGGCCATCAAGGACCCCGGCGGATTCGAGCAGCTGGTCTCGTTGGCGCGCCAGCACGTGGCGACCGCCTGA